From a region of the Latilactobacillus sakei genome:
- a CDS encoding noncanonical pyrimidine nucleotidase, YjjG family, whose amino-acid sequence MINKMQYKYLFFDMDNTLFDFDADEDQALERLFNAQDIDLTSDIKATYQTFNQGLWRQYEQGELTREILLNTRFATFFKKQFNKVVDGQQLSSQYLDNLALGHDLMPQSEELLRGLQAQHAKLYITTNGVARTQYQRLQDSGLAHYFDAIFVSEELGYQKPDPAYFQTVFQKLETVTMTQSLIVGDSLTSDVQGGQNVGVATAWYNPTGQINHDQALQPTHEIKQLTELLTL is encoded by the coding sequence GTGATTAACAAAATGCAATATAAATATTTATTTTTCGACATGGATAATACCTTATTTGACTTCGATGCGGATGAAGATCAAGCATTAGAACGGCTATTTAACGCCCAAGATATTGACTTAACGAGTGATATTAAAGCAACTTATCAAACTTTCAATCAAGGGTTATGGCGCCAATATGAACAAGGCGAATTAACCCGGGAAATATTATTGAATACCCGCTTTGCGACTTTTTTCAAAAAGCAGTTTAATAAAGTGGTCGACGGTCAACAGTTATCAAGTCAATACTTAGATAATTTGGCTTTAGGCCACGATTTAATGCCACAATCCGAAGAATTATTGCGTGGTTTGCAAGCGCAACACGCGAAGTTATATATCACAACGAACGGTGTGGCGCGCACACAGTACCAACGCCTGCAAGATTCGGGGTTAGCGCATTATTTCGATGCCATTTTTGTATCGGAAGAATTAGGTTATCAAAAACCGGACCCAGCTTATTTTCAAACTGTTTTCCAGAAATTAGAAACTGTTACAATGACTCAGTCATTAATTGTAGGTGATTCACTGACTTCTGACGTTCAGGGAGGGCAAAATGTGGGGGTGGCAACAGCTTGGTACAATCCAACAGGTCAAATTAATCATGATCAGGCCTTACAGCCAACACATGAAATTAAACAATTAACAGAATTATTGACGCTTTAA
- a CDS encoding glutamate/aspartate:proton symporter GltP, translating to MKKQRYFRISLGWRILIGIALGLVAGGIFYQNKAAIAVMQAIGTLFINLIKMIVLPIVVSCLVVGIAKMGDIKKLGRIGGKTLLYFEMMTTIAIALGLTVGNLTKPGALIDIHSLSQGSIGQYTAAAESASNHGLGDIIMNIVPTNIFKALSEGEMIPIIFFTVLFGLGLATFGKRSESLINAFEMISEVMFKLTNWIMQLAPIGVFALIGVTIAQFGFDALKPLVYFLVICYLTMIFFVVVVAGLVAQIWHINILELLKVFKEELVLSFSTASSEAALPKVMEKIQDYGVSQGIASFVIPTGYTFNLDGSAIYQSLAALFLAQAYHIHLSLMQQLTLLVVLMITSKGMAGVPGASFVVLLATITTIGVPAAGVAFIAGIDRLVDMGRTAVNVMGNSLAAVIIAKSEDEFDEAKRTKYLAQLGAKK from the coding sequence ATGAAAAAACAACGTTATTTTAGGATTAGTTTAGGCTGGCGGATTTTAATCGGCATCGCACTTGGCTTAGTTGCCGGTGGGATTTTCTACCAAAACAAAGCTGCAATTGCGGTGATGCAAGCGATAGGAACGTTGTTTATTAATTTAATTAAGATGATTGTATTGCCAATCGTTGTTTCTTGTTTGGTAGTAGGCATCGCCAAAATGGGCGATATCAAAAAGTTGGGTCGAATTGGCGGCAAGACACTTTTATATTTTGAAATGATGACCACCATTGCCATTGCATTGGGGTTGACCGTCGGTAATTTGACAAAGCCAGGGGCCTTAATCGATATTCATAGTTTGAGTCAAGGTTCAATTGGCCAATATACAGCGGCTGCTGAGTCAGCTAGCAATCATGGCTTGGGCGATATTATTATGAATATTGTGCCCACGAATATTTTCAAAGCCCTTAGTGAAGGGGAAATGATTCCAATCATCTTCTTTACGGTCTTGTTTGGCCTAGGGCTTGCAACATTTGGCAAACGTAGTGAATCGCTGATTAACGCTTTTGAAATGATTTCAGAAGTGATGTTTAAATTGACTAACTGGATTATGCAATTAGCGCCAATCGGGGTTTTTGCCCTAATCGGTGTGACGATTGCCCAATTTGGGTTTGATGCATTGAAGCCATTGGTTTATTTCCTAGTGATTTGTTACTTAACGATGATTTTCTTCGTTGTGGTTGTGGCGGGGCTAGTGGCGCAAATTTGGCACATTAATATCTTAGAACTGTTGAAAGTCTTTAAAGAAGAATTAGTGCTATCCTTTTCAACTGCCAGTTCGGAAGCTGCGTTACCTAAAGTAATGGAAAAAATTCAAGATTACGGGGTTAGTCAGGGAATTGCTTCTTTTGTCATTCCTACAGGTTATACGTTTAACCTTGATGGATCCGCAATCTATCAATCATTAGCGGCGCTCTTTTTAGCGCAAGCTTATCATATTCACCTTAGTTTAATGCAACAATTAACGCTCTTAGTGGTCTTGATGATCACCTCTAAAGGGATGGCCGGGGTGCCAGGGGCTTCATTTGTGGTATTACTTGCAACGATTACGACCATTGGGGTGCCAGCTGCTGGTGTGGCATTCATTGCGGGGATTGATCGCTTAGTCGACATGGGGCGAACAGCAGTTAATGTCATGGGTAATTCATTAGCAGCCGTGATTATTGCTAAATCTGAAGATGAATTCGATGAAGCAAAACGAACGAAATACTTAGCGCAATTAGGCGCTAAAAAATAG
- a CDS encoding PTS mannose transporter subunit IIAB, with protein sequence MVGIVIASHGEFAKGIMQSGSMIFGEQEKVQAVTFMPNEGPDDLKAHLEAAVATFDADDDVLFLVDLWGGSPFNQANGLFEAHKDKWAIVTGLNLPMLIEAYASRLSMTSAHEIAAHIIDEAKAGVRVKPEDLEPKEAPKAEAKQAANTGTPGKFKYVLARIDSRLLHGQVATTWSKTTNPTRIIVVSDNVAKDELRTNLIKQAAPGGIKAHVVPIDQMIKLAKDDQHFGKERALLLFESPQDALRAVEGGVPLETINVGSMAHSTGKVQPNTVLAFDQDDIDTFEKLKAKGIKFDVRKVPSDSNGNMDSILKKAQSELDKQNNK encoded by the coding sequence ATGGTTGGAATCGTTATTGCAAGTCACGGGGAGTTTGCTAAAGGTATCATGCAATCTGGTTCAATGATTTTCGGCGAACAAGAAAAAGTACAAGCTGTTACTTTTATGCCTAATGAAGGACCAGATGATTTGAAAGCGCATTTAGAAGCTGCCGTTGCAACGTTTGACGCAGATGATGACGTCTTGTTCTTAGTCGATCTTTGGGGAGGTTCACCATTTAATCAAGCAAATGGCTTGTTCGAAGCTCACAAAGATAAATGGGCAATCGTTACTGGTTTGAACTTACCAATGTTGATTGAGGCATACGCATCACGTTTATCTATGACATCTGCTCATGAAATCGCAGCACATATTATTGATGAGGCTAAGGCGGGTGTTCGGGTTAAACCTGAAGACTTAGAACCAAAAGAAGCACCAAAGGCAGAAGCAAAACAAGCTGCTAATACAGGGACTCCTGGTAAGTTCAAATATGTCTTGGCACGTATTGATTCACGTCTATTACATGGTCAAGTGGCAACCACTTGGTCTAAGACAACTAACCCAACACGGATTATTGTTGTTTCAGACAACGTTGCTAAAGATGAATTACGGACAAACTTAATTAAACAAGCGGCTCCTGGTGGCATTAAAGCGCATGTGGTGCCAATCGATCAAATGATCAAGTTGGCAAAAGATGATCAACACTTCGGTAAGGAACGTGCCTTATTATTATTCGAATCACCACAAGATGCACTTAGAGCCGTTGAAGGTGGCGTACCATTAGAAACAATTAATGTTGGTTCAATGGCGCACTCAACTGGTAAAGTTCAACCTAATACTGTTTTGGCCTTTGACCAAGATGATATCGATACATTTGAAAAACTAAAGGCAAAAGGCATCAAGTTTGATGTTCGCAAAGTGCCAAGTGATTCAAACGGTAATATGGATAGCATCCTTAAAAAAGCACAATCAGAATTAGACAAACAAAACAATAAATAA
- a CDS encoding PTS mannose/fructose/sorbose transporter subunit IIC: MDLNFIQVILVIFIAFLAGVEGILDQFHFHQPVIACTLIGLVTGNLLPCLILGGTLQMIALGWANVGAAVAPDAALASIASAIILVLGGQGKAGVTSAIAIAVPLAVAGLLLTIIVRTLATGIVHIMDAAAKEGNFRKIEMWQYIAIIMQGLRIAIPAGLILAIGAGPVKEMLTAMPVWLTDGLAIGGGMVVAVGYAMVINMMATKEVWPFFAIGFVLATISQLTLIGLGAIGISLALIYLALSKQGSGNNGGGSNTGDPLGDIIDNY; this comes from the coding sequence ATGGATTTGAATTTCATTCAAGTGATTTTGGTCATTTTTATCGCATTTCTAGCTGGTGTGGAAGGTATCTTAGATCAATTCCATTTCCATCAGCCAGTCATTGCTTGTACATTAATCGGCCTAGTAACCGGTAACTTATTACCATGTCTTATCTTAGGCGGGACATTACAAATGATCGCCTTAGGTTGGGCTAACGTTGGGGCCGCTGTTGCACCCGATGCTGCTTTAGCATCAATCGCATCTGCAATTATTTTAGTACTTGGTGGTCAAGGTAAAGCCGGCGTTACATCAGCTATCGCTATCGCTGTGCCGCTTGCCGTAGCTGGTTTATTATTAACAATCATCGTACGGACATTAGCAACAGGTATCGTGCACATCATGGATGCTGCTGCTAAAGAAGGTAACTTCCGTAAGATCGAAATGTGGCAATACATCGCGATTATCATGCAAGGTTTACGGATCGCTATCCCTGCAGGCTTAATCTTAGCAATCGGTGCTGGTCCTGTTAAAGAAATGTTGACAGCAATGCCAGTATGGTTAACAGATGGTTTAGCAATCGGTGGTGGGATGGTTGTTGCTGTTGGTTACGCAATGGTTATCAACATGATGGCAACTAAAGAAGTATGGCCATTCTTCGCAATTGGTTTCGTACTTGCAACTATCTCTCAATTGACACTTATCGGACTTGGCGCAATCGGTATTTCACTTGCTCTTATCTACTTAGCCCTTTCAAAACAAGGCTCAGGTAATAACGGCGGTGGCTCAAATACTGGTGATCCGCTAGGCGATATCATTGACAACTACTAA
- a CDS encoding PTS mannose family transporter subunit IID (hosphoenolpyruvate-dependent sugar phosphotransferase system catalyzes the phosphorylation of incoming sugar substrates concomitant with their translocation across the cell membrane; IID with IIC forms the translocation channel) translates to MAEQLKLTKKDRISVWLRSTFLQGSWNYERMQNGGWAYSLIPALKKLYKTKEERSAALVRHMEFFNTHPYVASPIIGVTLALEEERANGAPIDDVTIQGVKVGMMGPLAGIGDPVFWFTVKPIIGALAASLAMSGNILGPIIYFIAWNAIRMSFMWYTQEFGYRAGSKITEDLSGGILQDITKGASILGMFILGSLVNRWVSVKFTPTVSSVKLDKGAFIDWDKLPSGAKGIQSALQQQAQGLSLTDHKVTTLQDNLDSLIPGLAALGLTLFCMWLLKKKVSPIVIILGLFVVGIVFHLLHLM, encoded by the coding sequence ATGGCAGAACAACTAAAATTAACAAAAAAAGACCGTATCTCTGTTTGGTTACGTTCAACTTTCCTTCAAGGTTCTTGGAATTATGAACGTATGCAAAATGGTGGTTGGGCTTACTCATTAATCCCAGCGCTTAAGAAATTATATAAAACTAAAGAAGAACGTTCAGCTGCGTTAGTACGTCACATGGAATTCTTTAATACGCATCCATACGTTGCTTCACCAATCATCGGGGTTACTTTAGCCCTTGAAGAAGAACGTGCTAATGGGGCCCCAATTGACGATGTTACAATCCAAGGGGTTAAAGTTGGTATGATGGGACCTTTAGCTGGTATCGGCGATCCCGTTTTCTGGTTTACTGTTAAACCAATTATCGGTGCTTTAGCTGCTTCACTTGCTATGAGTGGTAACATTCTTGGCCCAATCATTTACTTTATCGCATGGAATGCTATCCGTATGTCATTCATGTGGTACACACAAGAATTCGGCTATCGTGCTGGTTCTAAGATTACTGAAGATTTATCTGGTGGTATTTTACAAGATATTACTAAGGGTGCTTCAATCCTTGGGATGTTCATCTTGGGATCACTGGTTAATAGATGGGTATCAGTCAAGTTCACACCGACTGTTTCATCTGTTAAATTAGATAAAGGTGCTTTCATCGACTGGGATAAATTACCAAGTGGTGCTAAAGGTATTCAATCGGCTTTACAACAACAAGCACAAGGTTTGTCATTAACAGACCATAAAGTAACAACTTTACAAGATAACTTAGATAGCTTGATTCCTGGTTTAGCTGCATTAGGTTTAACATTATTCTGTATGTGGTTACTTAAGAAAAAGGTATCACCAATCGTTATTATTCTTGGCTTATTCGTAGTCGGAATTGTCTTCCATCTATTACACTTAATGTAA
- a CDS encoding DUF956 domain-containing protein produces the protein MVQSINTKVELVINATSFTALSDYGKIMIGDKGFEFFNDRDARQFIQIPWEEVDYVIASVMFKGKWIPRYAIQTKKNGTYTFASKEPKKVLRAIREHVPAERLVQSLGVWDVIKRVFKRQSK, from the coding sequence ATGGTTCAATCAATCAATACAAAAGTCGAATTAGTCATCAATGCGACCTCTTTTACGGCCTTATCAGATTACGGCAAAATTATGATTGGCGATAAGGGTTTTGAATTTTTTAATGATCGCGATGCCCGCCAGTTTATTCAAATTCCGTGGGAAGAAGTCGATTATGTGATTGCGTCGGTTATGTTCAAAGGTAAATGGATTCCGCGGTATGCAATTCAAACTAAGAAAAATGGAACTTATACTTTTGCTTCAAAGGAGCCTAAGAAAGTGTTACGGGCTATTAGAGAACACGTACCGGCTGAAAGATTAGTACAATCGCTCGGCGTGTGGGATGTGATTAAGCGCGTTTTTAAACGTCAATCAAAATAA
- a CDS encoding DUF2829 domain-containing protein, whose translation MGFDKAIIALKAGKKVVRTGWGGPELFIVQVSGDTYQGAAISPYLLIKTTEEPAYSMFQPTSCDVLAEDWQLVD comes from the coding sequence ATGGGATTTGACAAAGCAATTATCGCGTTAAAAGCAGGCAAAAAAGTAGTACGAACAGGTTGGGGTGGCCCCGAATTATTTATTGTTCAAGTTAGTGGTGATACGTATCAAGGAGCAGCAATCAGTCCATATTTACTGATTAAAACAACGGAAGAACCAGCTTATTCAATGTTCCAACCAACTTCTTGTGACGTATTAGCCGAAGATTGGCAGTTAGTTGACTAA